In Penaeus monodon isolate SGIC_2016 unplaced genomic scaffold, NSTDA_Pmon_1 PmonScaffold_13657, whole genome shotgun sequence, the genomic stretch TACGAAACAGCGACTGGATTTTTGATCAGCTGACTGGGATTTATTCACTGACGGGGGTTTGGGATCCTGACTGGGTTTGATCAGCTGACGGGGGTTTGGATCCTACGGGATTACTAATACTCACTGGGGTTTTGACACTGACGGGGATTTATGATCAGCTACTGGGGTTTGGGGGTCACTGACTGGATTTGGGATCGCTACGGGGTTTGGGATCACTGCGGGATTTGGGTCACTGCGGGATTTGGGAGCCTGACTGGATTTGGGATCAATTCGGGGGTTTAGATCAGCTGACGGGGGTTTGGGATCAGCTGACTGGGATTACGAACAGCTGACGGGGATTTATGATCACGACGGGGGTTTAGATCACCCGGGGGATTTGGATCAGCTGACGGGGATTTGGGGTCAGCCGACGGGGGTTTGGGGTCAGCTGCGGGGGTTTGGGATCAGCTGACGGGATTTGGGTCAGCTGCGGGGGTTTGGGTCAATGACTGGGATTTATGTCGctgatggggttttgggggtcagCTGACGGGGGTTACAATCACTGACTGGGATTTTTGATAAACGACGGGGGTTTGGGGTCAGCTGTGGGATTTAGATCAGCTGACGGGATTTTTTGATCACTACGGATTTGGGGGTCAGTGACTGGGATTTGGGACAGCTGCGGGGATTTGGGGTCAGCTACGGGGATTTGGGACACTACGGGATTTGGGGCAGCtgacggggtttttgggggcagcACTGGATTTAATTACTCTGGGGGTTTGGGGTAGCTGTGGTTTGGGGCATTACTGGGTTTGGGATCACTGACGGGGATTACGAACAGCTGACGGGTTTATTAAAATGACTGGGATTTTGGGACGCTGACTGGGATTTTGGGTCAGCTGACTGGGATTTGGGATCATTGACGGGATTTGGGGTCGCTGACTAGGATTACGAATCAGCTGACTGGGATTTAGGATCAGCTGACGGGGATTTGGGATCAGCTGACTGGGATTTGGGATCAGCTGACGGGGATTTGGGATCAGCTGACTGGGATTTGGGATCAGCTGACTGGGATTTGGGATCAGCTGACTGGGATTTGAGATCAGCTGACGGGGATTACGTGttgggaacagggggggggggtattccagGAGCCTTGGAAGaacggagatggagaggggggggggagaagggatgatAGATAAAGGggatgagaaataaaagagaggaagaaagaatgaaagaaataacgGAAGAGAGAGCATAAGGaatgatggggagggagaaagaatgagaaatagcgggagaagagaaagtgaggaataAGCGGGGACAAAGGAATGAGAAACAtctgagaagaagaaggaataaagaggatGGCGAAGGAAGGAGAACTAGcggggaataagagagaatgaaggaagagggaggaagatgaaatgagaaataacgaggaagaagagaaagtgaggaataaagtataggaagaagggagaaggaatgagaaggaataaaTAAAGCAAGGATAATCAAAAGGAGAAATAATGGAATAAAGTAGAGATGAAAGAGACAAAATGTAATATCATTTATGGGAATTTAGAAATATTTAATATTACCCTTCagggtgataatatatatatatatatatatatatatatatatatattatatatatatatatatatatatataaatatatatatatatatatatatgtatatatatatatattatatatatatatatatatatatatatatatatatatatatatatattatatatatattccatttttttttttctgagcaaagTTTTGTTAGTTTTCCCTCGTCTTGTTACCCCTGTTGACGCGGTGACTCCCACTAACACTCGAATAATGAATAAGAGATGCGTGTATAGAGCCGCTTGCATCCCTCACAGCGCGAACACAAGCacaagcaaacatatatacacaaaaacttcTATGCGTTGCTTCTCTtggcttttcctcctcctctccctttcctttctctccttctctctcccctttttagtTTCATTCTACGTTTCCTTGT encodes the following:
- the LOC119569246 gene encoding extensin-like; amino-acid sequence: MKKRSKEDNSVNGSLNIQSHLWSELQLLISNPSQLIPNPSQLIPNPSQLIPNPRQLIPNPSQLIPNPRQLILNPSQLIRNPSQRPQIPSMIPNPSQLTQNPTAPNPVVSQIPVADPKSPQLSQIPVTDPQIRSDQKIPSADLNPTADPKPPSFIKNPTDLNPRIDPKSSQAPKSRSDPNPAVIPNPVAIPNPVSDPQTPVADHKSPSVSKPQTPKPRQLTQTPVRTQIPVSDPKTPVSVSTRCGFF